In Methylobacterium aquaticum, the following are encoded in one genomic region:
- the pheT gene encoding phenylalanine--tRNA ligase subunit beta — MKFTLSWLKDHLDTDASLDVIVETLTRIGLEVERVEDKAAALSAYRIAAVLTAEQHPNADRLRVCTVDTGEGAPVQVVCGAPNARAGMKTVFAPPGTYVPGKNITLSVGVIRGVESRGMLCSGAELGLSDDHDGILDLPAEAPVGQPYATFARLDDPVIEINLTPNRPDCTGISGIARDLAATGIGTLKREQLAPVRGEGACPVSVTRDFAPEDAHLCPLFGLRLVRGVRNGPSPEWMRRRLTAIGLRPINALVDITNYVTFDRGRPLHVFDAAKVKGDLTVRRAREGEEIVALDGRTYRLDDGAIVIADENGVESIAGIMGGEHSGCDEGTTDVLIESALWDPLTIARTGRRLGIVTDARYRFERGVDPAFALPGLDLATKLVLELCGGTPSQATVSGEVPDTDRIIDFPWTEVRRLSGLDLPRPEMKVTLESLGFHVAGSGDRVKVLSPSWRPDVEGKADLVEEIIRIAGLDRIEPKPLPRIDATVIRPVLTVMQKRTRQAKREFAARGLVEAVTWSFIAHDDATLFGGGKPELALANPIAADLSDMRPSLVPGLARAAQRNADRGYGDVALFEVGQCFSSDQPEGQTTKATALRRGSARHGGAGRHWDGAARPVDAFEAKADALALLASLGVPTGGLQIVAGGPDWLHPGRSGTLQFGPRNPVGVFGELHPRVLKALDVKGPVVVCEITLDALPLPKYRPTKMKPAAHLPDFQPLTRDFAFVVSRKVAAGDILKAAQAAERTLVTAIEVFDVYEGAGIGEDQKSVAVAVRLQPTDRTLTDAEIEAVSQKIVAEVTRKTGATLRG, encoded by the coding sequence ATGAAATTCACCCTCTCCTGGCTCAAGGACCACCTCGACACCGACGCCTCCCTCGACGTGATCGTCGAGACGCTGACCCGCATCGGGCTGGAGGTCGAGCGCGTCGAGGACAAGGCGGCGGCGCTGTCGGCCTACCGCATCGCCGCGGTGCTCACCGCCGAGCAGCACCCCAACGCCGACCGCCTGCGGGTCTGCACCGTCGATACCGGCGAGGGCGCGCCCGTGCAGGTGGTCTGCGGCGCGCCGAACGCGCGGGCCGGCATGAAGACCGTGTTCGCCCCCCCGGGCACCTACGTGCCGGGCAAGAACATCACCCTGTCGGTGGGCGTGATCCGCGGCGTCGAGAGCCGGGGCATGCTGTGCTCGGGTGCCGAGCTCGGCCTGTCGGACGACCATGACGGCATCCTCGACCTGCCCGCCGAGGCGCCCGTGGGCCAGCCCTACGCCACCTTCGCCCGCCTCGACGATCCGGTGATCGAGATCAACCTGACGCCGAACCGGCCCGACTGCACCGGCATTTCCGGCATCGCCCGCGATCTGGCGGCGACCGGCATCGGCACGCTCAAGCGCGAGCAGCTGGCGCCGGTGCGCGGGGAGGGGGCCTGCCCGGTCTCCGTCACCCGCGACTTCGCCCCGGAGGACGCCCATCTCTGCCCGCTCTTCGGCTTGCGGCTGGTGCGCGGCGTCAGGAACGGGCCGTCGCCCGAATGGATGCGCCGGCGGCTGACTGCGATCGGCCTGCGGCCGATCAATGCGCTCGTCGACATCACCAACTACGTCACCTTCGACCGCGGCCGGCCGCTCCACGTCTTCGACGCCGCCAAGGTGAAGGGCGACCTCACCGTGCGCCGCGCCCGCGAGGGCGAAGAGATCGTGGCCCTCGACGGCCGGACCTACCGGCTCGACGACGGCGCGATCGTCATCGCCGACGAGAACGGCGTCGAGTCGATCGCCGGCATCATGGGCGGTGAGCATTCGGGCTGCGACGAGGGCACGACCGACGTGCTGATCGAATCGGCGCTGTGGGATCCGCTCACCATCGCCCGCACCGGGCGGCGCCTCGGCATCGTCACCGATGCGCGCTACCGCTTCGAGCGCGGGGTCGACCCGGCCTTCGCCCTGCCCGGCCTCGATCTCGCGACGAAGCTCGTGCTCGAGCTCTGCGGCGGCACCCCGAGCCAGGCGACCGTGTCGGGCGAGGTGCCGGATACCGACCGCATCATCGACTTCCCGTGGACCGAGGTGCGCCGGCTGTCCGGCCTCGACCTGCCGCGGCCCGAGATGAAGGTGACGCTGGAATCGCTCGGCTTCCACGTCGCCGGCTCGGGCGACCGGGTGAAGGTGCTCTCGCCGTCCTGGCGCCCCGACGTCGAGGGCAAGGCCGACCTCGTCGAGGAGATCATCCGCATCGCCGGCCTCGACCGGATCGAGCCCAAGCCCCTGCCGCGGATCGACGCGACGGTGATCCGCCCGGTCCTCACGGTGATGCAGAAGCGCACCCGGCAGGCCAAGCGCGAATTCGCCGCCCGCGGCCTCGTCGAGGCGGTGACCTGGTCGTTCATCGCGCATGACGACGCCACCCTGTTCGGCGGCGGCAAGCCGGAACTGGCGCTGGCCAACCCCATCGCCGCCGACCTGTCGGACATGCGCCCGAGCCTGGTGCCGGGCCTCGCCCGCGCCGCCCAGCGCAACGCCGACCGCGGATACGGCGACGTCGCGCTGTTCGAGGTCGGGCAGTGCTTTTCCTCCGACCAGCCCGAGGGCCAGACCACGAAGGCCACCGCGCTCCGCCGCGGCTCCGCCCGCCATGGCGGCGCCGGCCGGCACTGGGACGGCGCGGCACGGCCCGTCGACGCCTTCGAGGCCAAGGCCGACGCGCTCGCGCTGCTCGCCTCCCTCGGCGTGCCGACCGGCGGCCTCCAGATCGTGGCCGGCGGGCCGGACTGGCTGCATCCCGGCCGCTCCGGCACGCTGCAATTCGGGCCGCGCAACCCCGTCGGCGTCTTCGGCGAACTGCACCCGCGGGTGCTCAAGGCCCTCGACGTCAAGGGCCCGGTGGTGGTCTGCGAGATCACCCTCGACGCCCTGCCGCTGCCCAAGTACCGGCCGACCAAGATGAAGCCGGCGGCCCACCTGCCGGACTTCCAGCCGCTCACCCGCGACTTCGCCTTCGTGGTCTCGCGCAAGGTCGCGGCCGGCGACATCCTGAAGGCGGCGCAAGCCGCCGAGCGCACCCTGGTGACGGCAATCGAGGTGTTCGACGTCTACGAAGGCGCCGGAATCGGCGAGGACCAGAAGTCCGTCGCCGTGGCGGTGCGGCTGCAGCCGACCGACCGCACCCTGACCGACGCCGAGATCGAGGCGGTGAGCCAGAAGATCGTCGCCGAGGTGACGCGCAAGACCGGCGCGACCCTGCGGGGCTGA
- a CDS encoding DUF1186 domain-containing protein, protein MAETDLIRELAAAVHLPEAALRRAMANPDAILLPVMVFLIRAADAGIEEGTEPLNDAESNVLFWGIHVLAAVGEGRIYDPLMRLLRRDDDTVESALGDDFHVTLPGIVASTFDGDVDRLLAAIAGEVPDGLTRMELFHALALLTADGEIDRETVRDFLVRFDAERLGGDSEEAWQGWEDAVALLGFDDLAPRLKAARKDGRNTDLFIDWETVQETLKEARLQPKSRARFANYRIDYLDDPVAALEHTREGAYDHLPKLDDDGVPIPERNPYRDVGRNDPCPCGSGKKFKKCCLDKVEQGLPALPPLPPLR, encoded by the coding sequence ATGGCCGAGACAGATCTGATTCGGGAACTCGCTGCGGCGGTCCACCTGCCGGAGGCGGCCTTGCGGCGGGCGATGGCGAATCCGGACGCGATCCTCCTGCCGGTCATGGTTTTCCTTATCCGCGCCGCCGATGCCGGCATCGAGGAGGGCACCGAGCCGCTGAACGACGCCGAATCGAACGTGCTGTTCTGGGGCATCCACGTCCTGGCCGCGGTCGGCGAGGGCCGGATCTACGATCCGCTGATGCGGCTGCTGCGCCGCGACGACGACACGGTCGAGTCAGCGCTCGGCGATGATTTCCACGTCACGCTCCCGGGCATCGTCGCCAGCACCTTCGACGGCGACGTCGACCGCCTGCTCGCCGCGATCGCCGGCGAGGTGCCGGACGGCCTCACGCGGATGGAGCTGTTCCATGCCCTGGCGCTGCTGACCGCCGACGGTGAGATCGACCGGGAGACCGTGCGGGACTTCCTGGTCCGCTTCGACGCCGAGCGCCTGGGCGGGGACAGCGAGGAGGCGTGGCAGGGCTGGGAGGACGCGGTCGCCCTGCTCGGATTCGACGACCTCGCGCCCCGCCTCAAGGCGGCGCGCAAGGATGGCCGCAATACCGACCTCTTCATCGACTGGGAGACGGTGCAGGAGACGCTGAAGGAGGCTCGCCTGCAGCCCAAGAGCCGGGCGCGGTTCGCCAATTACCGCATCGACTACCTCGACGACCCTGTCGCGGCGCTGGAGCATACCCGCGAGGGCGCCTACGACCACCTGCCGAAGCTCGACGACGACGGTGTCCCGATCCCCGAGCGCAATCCCTACCGCGATGTCGGCCGCAACGATCCGTGTCCCTGCGGCAGCGGCAAGAAGTTCAAGAAGTGCTGCCTCGACAAGGTCGAGCAGGGGCTGCCCGCCCTGCCGCCGCTGCCGCCGCTGCGCTGA
- a CDS encoding HesA/MoeB/ThiF family protein, giving the protein MSALSPDEIERYARHIVLREVGGPGQVRLKAARVLVIGAGGLGAPLIQYLAAAGIGTIGLVDDDTVSLSNLQRQVIHGTPDLGRLKVESAAEAIARLNPNVRIETHATRLTPENAEDLIAAYDLVADGSDNFATRYAVSDACYRARRPLVTAALGQFDGSLTTIRAHETGPDGRPNPTYRCLFPSPPPAGSVPTCAEAGVLGALAGLMGSLMALEVIRAVAGFGEPLVGRLLMVDARSLRFETLSYAWDPANPLSGTDQ; this is encoded by the coding sequence ATGAGCGCCCTCAGCCCCGACGAGATCGAACGCTACGCCCGCCACATCGTGCTGCGGGAGGTCGGCGGTCCCGGCCAGGTCCGGCTCAAGGCGGCCCGCGTGCTGGTGATCGGCGCCGGGGGCCTCGGGGCGCCGCTGATCCAGTACCTGGCGGCGGCCGGGATCGGCACGATCGGCCTCGTCGACGACGATACGGTCTCGCTGTCGAACCTCCAGCGCCAGGTGATCCACGGCACGCCCGATCTCGGACGATTGAAGGTCGAGAGCGCGGCCGAGGCGATCGCCCGGCTCAACCCGAACGTCCGGATCGAGACCCACGCGACCCGGCTGACGCCGGAGAACGCCGAAGACCTGATCGCGGCCTACGACCTCGTCGCCGACGGCTCGGACAATTTCGCCACCCGCTACGCCGTCTCGGATGCCTGCTACCGCGCCCGCCGGCCCCTGGTGACCGCGGCGCTCGGCCAGTTCGACGGCTCGCTCACCACGATCCGCGCCCACGAGACCGGGCCGGACGGGCGGCCGAACCCGACCTATCGCTGCCTGTTCCCGAGCCCGCCGCCGGCCGGCTCCGTCCCGACCTGCGCCGAGGCCGGGGTGCTCGGGGCACTCGCCGGGCTGATGGGCTCGCTGATGGCGCTCGAGGTGATCCGCGCCGTCGCAGGCTTCGGCGAGCCCCTGGTCGGCCGGCTGCTGATGGTCGATGCCCGGTCCTTGCGCTTCGAGACCTTGTCCTATGCCTGGGATCCGGCGAATCCGTTGAGCGGGACGGACCAGTAA
- a CDS encoding glycosyltransferase family 4 protein: MRIAQVAPLAEAVPPKFYGGTERVVSWLTEELVRQGHDVTLFASGDSETSAKLVACCPEGLRLAGIRDHVASHLAMLYHLRRRADEFDIIHFHIDLLQYPLFEEFNHKCVTTLHGRLDVPDFMPVYRTFTGMPLVSISDHQRGPMPENANWLETIHHGLPAENCRFSPNPKDGGYLAFLGRISPEKRPDRAIEIAKASGVKLKIAAKVDKADQEYWDEVIEPMTHHPLVEYIGEINEDQKHEFLGNALALAFPIDWPEPFGLVMIEAMSAGTPVIAWRNGSVPEVIKDGVSGVVVESMDEAIAAVETCKAMSREGVRRYFETRFTASVMARSYVAAYESLLAGDPDAIKIPGLTLGAPAAFNGVANGAAHPALRAV, from the coding sequence GTGCGCATTGCCCAGGTAGCCCCTCTCGCGGAGGCCGTTCCGCCGAAGTTCTACGGCGGCACCGAGCGTGTCGTCTCCTGGCTCACCGAAGAGCTGGTCCGGCAGGGCCACGACGTGACGCTGTTCGCGAGCGGCGACTCGGAGACGAGCGCCAAGCTGGTCGCCTGCTGCCCGGAAGGGCTCCGGCTCGCCGGCATCCGCGACCACGTCGCCAGCCACCTCGCCATGCTCTACCACCTGCGCCGGCGGGCGGACGAGTTCGACATCATCCACTTCCACATCGACCTCCTGCAGTACCCGCTGTTCGAGGAGTTCAACCACAAATGCGTCACCACCCTGCACGGGCGGCTCGACGTGCCGGACTTCATGCCGGTCTACCGCACCTTCACGGGCATGCCGCTCGTGTCGATCTCCGACCACCAGCGCGGGCCGATGCCCGAGAACGCCAACTGGCTCGAGACGATCCATCACGGCCTGCCGGCGGAGAATTGCCGCTTCTCGCCCAACCCGAAGGACGGCGGCTACCTCGCCTTCCTCGGCCGCATCTCCCCTGAGAAGCGCCCCGACCGCGCGATCGAGATCGCCAAGGCTTCGGGCGTGAAGCTGAAGATCGCCGCCAAGGTCGACAAGGCGGACCAGGAATACTGGGACGAGGTCATCGAGCCGATGACCCATCACCCGCTGGTCGAATATATCGGCGAGATCAACGAGGACCAGAAGCACGAATTCCTCGGCAACGCTCTGGCGCTCGCCTTCCCGATCGACTGGCCGGAGCCTTTCGGCCTGGTGATGATCGAGGCGATGTCGGCGGGCACCCCGGTGATTGCGTGGCGCAACGGCTCCGTGCCGGAGGTCATCAAGGACGGCGTCTCGGGCGTCGTGGTCGAGTCGATGGACGAGGCCATCGCGGCGGTCGAGACCTGCAAGGCGATGAGCCGCGAGGGCGTGCGCCGCTACTTCGAGACCCGCTTCACCGCGAGCGTCATGGCGCGTTCCTACGTCGCTGCCTACGAGTCGCTGCTCGCCGGCGACCCGGACGCGATCAAGATCCCGGGCCTGACCCTCGGGGCGCCGGCCGCCTTCAACGGCGTGGCCAACGGCGCGGCGCATCCGGCGCTCCGCGCGGTCTGA
- the rplT gene encoding 50S ribosomal protein L20, which yields MARVKRGVTSHAKHKKVFKAAKGYYGRRKNTIRIAKQAVEKGMQYAYRDRKNKKRNFRALWIQRINAAVRPHGLTYSRFINGLAKAGVQVDRKALSELAIHEPAAFVAVVEKAKSVLPAELVKAA from the coding sequence ATGGCCCGCGTCAAGCGCGGCGTGACCAGCCACGCCAAGCACAAGAAGGTTTTCAAGGCCGCCAAGGGCTATTACGGCCGGCGCAAGAACACGATCCGGATCGCCAAGCAGGCGGTCGAGAAGGGCATGCAATATGCCTACCGCGATCGTAAGAACAAGAAGCGCAACTTCCGCGCCCTGTGGATCCAGCGCATCAACGCTGCGGTCCGTCCGCACGGCCTGACCTATTCGCGCTTCATCAACGGCCTCGCCAAGGCCGGCGTGCAGGTCGACCGCAAGGCGCTCTCCGAGCTCGCCATCCACGAGCCGGCGGCGTTCGTCGCCGTGGTCGAGAAGGCCAAGTCCGTCCTGCCGGCCGAGCTCGTCAAGGCGGCCTGA
- a CDS encoding methyl-accepting chemotaxis protein: protein MRARLYGGFTLLALLAAVMGGFSYRQLDSLEEAYRAKGRIEQAARELFTLNGLIDRFTLQAVTFRTMQTPEAEPALRSSLSEIVQLADGLAERAMTEERRGLYRDLGIQATSLTAEVPRVIVLGTQIRENKAGVYTAGDDLTKASGALVAQLRSGGDDAVLAQAVEIERTLLLFRVMNWRFLATTDPKTRVLSATQFTNAEATIAKLKGLSLTPAQRRDLGTVEETLQRLNRHITAAAAAMLESQDLFTRSIKPKADAIAASGAVAREKLEGVVQEITLRSDATMATAKRVQVVLLVLILGLSLVLAMLIARSLTRPIAGMTRAMTRLAAGETDVAIPSRDATDEMGEMARAVEIFRRNAVERLALEADREAQASARQRRADRVDCLISAFQQRVAGSLEIVTSAASELDATARSMTHVADGTNAQAVASSAAAEETSANVQTVAAAAEEMVASLREIERQVVHSREVAGHAAHEADATNVVMASLGTAATQIGAAVTTISAIASQTNLLALNATIEAARAGDAGRGFAVVAAEVKELAGQTARATEEIGGQITAIQAATDRAGTAIRQISGTIAALNEISGAIAATVVQQTAATAEISRNATQAARGTQDVSSSVARVRSLADETGGAASQVLSAAADLATQSLTVKREVDGFLGEIRAA from the coding sequence ATGCGTGCGCGCCTCTATGGCGGTTTCACGCTCCTGGCGCTCCTGGCTGCCGTGATGGGCGGCTTCTCCTACCGGCAGCTCGACAGCCTCGAGGAGGCTTACCGGGCCAAGGGCCGGATCGAGCAGGCGGCCCGTGAACTCTTCACGCTCAACGGCCTGATCGACCGCTTCACCCTCCAGGCGGTCACGTTCCGCACCATGCAGACGCCGGAGGCGGAACCCGCCCTGCGCTCCAGCCTGTCGGAGATCGTCCAGCTCGCCGACGGACTCGCCGAGCGGGCCATGACCGAGGAGCGGCGCGGGCTCTACCGCGACCTCGGCATTCAGGCGACAAGCCTCACGGCAGAGGTCCCGCGGGTGATCGTGCTCGGGACCCAGATCCGCGAGAACAAGGCCGGCGTCTACACGGCGGGCGACGACCTGACCAAGGCTTCGGGCGCCCTCGTCGCCCAGCTCCGGTCGGGCGGGGACGATGCCGTCCTGGCGCAGGCGGTGGAGATCGAGCGCACCCTGCTGCTGTTCCGCGTGATGAACTGGCGCTTCCTGGCGACCACCGACCCGAAGACGCGCGTGCTCTCCGCCACGCAATTCACCAATGCCGAGGCGACGATCGCGAAGCTGAAGGGCTTGAGCCTGACGCCGGCGCAGCGGCGCGACCTCGGCACCGTCGAGGAGACCCTGCAGCGCCTCAACCGGCACATCACGGCGGCGGCCGCCGCGATGCTGGAGAGCCAGGACCTGTTCACCCGGAGCATCAAGCCGAAAGCCGACGCGATCGCCGCCTCGGGCGCGGTCGCACGGGAGAAGCTGGAGGGCGTGGTCCAGGAGATCACCCTGCGCAGCGACGCCACGATGGCGACGGCGAAACGCGTCCAGGTCGTGCTGCTCGTCCTCATCCTGGGCCTCAGCCTCGTCCTCGCCATGCTGATCGCCCGCAGCCTCACCCGTCCGATCGCCGGCATGACCCGGGCGATGACCCGCCTGGCCGCGGGCGAGACCGATGTCGCGATCCCGTCGCGGGACGCCACTGACGAGATGGGCGAGATGGCCCGCGCCGTGGAGATCTTCCGCCGCAACGCGGTGGAGCGCCTCGCCCTGGAGGCCGACCGCGAGGCGCAGGCCTCCGCCCGCCAGCGCCGCGCCGACCGGGTCGACTGCCTCATCTCCGCCTTCCAGCAGCGGGTCGCCGGCTCGCTCGAGATCGTCACCTCGGCCGCCTCCGAACTCGACGCGACCGCCCGCTCGATGACCCACGTCGCCGACGGCACCAACGCCCAGGCGGTCGCCTCCAGCGCCGCCGCCGAGGAGACCTCGGCCAACGTCCAGACCGTCGCGGCGGCGGCCGAGGAGATGGTGGCCTCCCTGCGCGAGATCGAGCGCCAGGTGGTCCATTCGCGCGAGGTCGCCGGCCACGCCGCCCACGAGGCCGACGCCACCAACGTCGTCATGGCGAGCCTCGGCACCGCCGCGACCCAGATCGGGGCCGCCGTCACCACGATCTCGGCCATCGCCAGCCAGACCAACCTGCTGGCGCTCAACGCCACGATCGAGGCGGCCCGGGCGGGCGATGCCGGCCGCGGCTTCGCGGTGGTGGCCGCCGAGGTGAAGGAGCTCGCCGGCCAGACGGCCCGCGCCACCGAGGAGATCGGCGGGCAGATCACGGCGATCCAGGCCGCCACCGATCGGGCCGGCACCGCCATCCGGCAGATCAGCGGCACGATCGCGGCGCTCAACGAGATCAGCGGCGCCATCGCGGCGACGGTGGTGCAGCAGACCGCCGCGACCGCGGAGATCTCGCGCAACGCCACGCAAGCCGCCCGCGGCACCCAGGACGTCTCGTCGAGCGTCGCCCGCGTGCGTTCGCTGGCCGACGAGACCGGTGGTGCCGCCTCGCAGGTGCTCTCGGCCGCCGCCGACCTGGCGACCCAGTCCCTGACGGTCAAGCGGGAGGTCGACGGCTTCCTGGGCGAGATCCGGGCCGCCTGA
- the pheS gene encoding phenylalanine--tRNA ligase subunit alpha, whose product MTDLTSLETDLLAQVTGAADEAALEGVRVAALGKKGAVSELLKTLGGMSPEARKEQGPLINGLRDRVQGAIQSRRETLAEAALTARLSAERIDVTLPVREGPETRGRIHPITQVMDEITAIFGDMGFSIAEGPDVETDDLNFTALNFPEGHPAREMHDTFFLRPDRDGKRKLLRTHTSPVQVRTMRSVQPPIRVICPGRTYRHDSDQTHTPMFHQVEGLVIDKQANISHLKWILEEFCKAFFEVDSVKMRFRPSFFPFTEPSAEVDIQCSRKGGEIRFGEGDDWLEILGCGMVHPNVLRNCGLDPDSVQGFAWGMGIDRIAMLKYGMTDLRPFFEADVRWLEHYGFRPLDIPSLVGGLTG is encoded by the coding sequence ATGACCGATCTCACCAGCCTCGAAACCGATCTTCTCGCCCAGGTGACTGGCGCCGCCGACGAGGCCGCGCTCGAGGGTGTGCGCGTCGCCGCCCTCGGCAAGAAGGGCGCCGTCTCCGAGCTGCTGAAGACCTTAGGCGGCATGAGCCCCGAGGCCCGCAAGGAGCAGGGGCCCCTGATCAACGGCCTGCGCGACCGGGTCCAGGGTGCGATCCAGTCGCGGCGCGAGACGCTGGCGGAAGCCGCGCTGACGGCGCGGCTGTCCGCCGAGCGGATCGACGTGACCCTGCCGGTGCGCGAGGGGCCGGAGACCCGCGGCCGCATCCACCCGATCACCCAGGTGATGGACGAGATCACGGCGATCTTCGGCGACATGGGCTTCTCGATCGCCGAGGGGCCGGACGTCGAGACCGACGACCTGAACTTCACCGCGCTCAACTTCCCCGAGGGCCATCCGGCCCGGGAGATGCACGACACCTTCTTCCTGCGGCCCGACCGGGACGGAAAGCGCAAGCTCCTGCGCACCCACACCTCGCCGGTGCAGGTCCGCACCATGCGCTCCGTGCAGCCGCCGATCCGGGTGATCTGCCCGGGCCGCACCTACCGGCACGATTCCGACCAGACCCACACCCCGATGTTCCACCAGGTCGAAGGCCTGGTGATCGACAAGCAGGCCAATATCTCCCACCTGAAGTGGATCCTGGAGGAATTCTGCAAGGCGTTCTTCGAGGTCGACAGCGTGAAGATGCGCTTCCGGCCGTCGTTCTTCCCCTTCACCGAGCCCTCGGCCGAGGTCGACATCCAGTGCTCGCGCAAGGGCGGCGAGATCCGCTTCGGCGAGGGCGACGACTGGCTCGAGATCCTCGGCTGCGGCATGGTCCACCCGAACGTGCTCCGCAATTGCGGCCTCGACCCGGACAGCGTCCAGGGCTTCGCCTGGGGCATGGGCATCGACCGGATCGCGATGCTCAAATACGGCATGACGGACCTGCGCCCGTTCTTCGAGGCGGATGTCCGCTGGCTCGAGCATTACGGCTTCCGGCCCCTCGACATCCCGAGCCTGGTCGGCGGCCTGACCGGCTGA
- a CDS encoding GGDEF domain-containing protein, whose protein sequence is MRWIADVGSELPGPVQQRLRSYFYTSKIALVVGAINTIAVATVAYFRTDNPVFAAIALADLFLLVTRVALLGRVNASSGPLFACGLLWAGLLGATSALVVTTADVAMSIVALASGLGAIGGITGRNFAARRYAMMQVLIIDLSYKVPFTSVYPEFIPLILVQTMVFVLMNWSIMNQNRAATIQAIQGEMESRRQSVTDPLTGLTNRRGLEEAFDALHATGRRPTLFYLDLDGFKQVNDRLGHGTGDIVLREVARRLRDVVGPHDTVCRLGGDEFLVLAAQIDRRAAQRVGDRIVAAIAVPFAIDDNLSAKIGVSIGIAEDGSTLAAMMLRADQALYASKTSGKGCCTLFREPDPALGTAA, encoded by the coding sequence ATGAGGTGGATCGCCGACGTCGGGAGCGAGCTTCCCGGCCCGGTCCAGCAGCGCTTGCGATCATACTTCTATACGTCGAAGATCGCGCTGGTCGTCGGGGCCATCAACACGATCGCCGTGGCCACCGTCGCCTACTTTCGTACCGACAATCCCGTTTTTGCGGCCATCGCGCTCGCCGATCTGTTCCTCCTCGTCACCCGTGTCGCCCTGCTGGGGCGTGTGAACGCGTCGTCGGGTCCCCTCTTCGCCTGCGGCCTGCTCTGGGCCGGCCTGCTCGGGGCGACCAGCGCCCTGGTCGTCACGACGGCGGACGTCGCCATGTCGATCGTCGCGCTGGCCTCCGGCCTGGGCGCCATCGGCGGCATCACCGGTCGGAACTTCGCGGCACGCCGCTATGCCATGATGCAGGTGCTCATCATCGATCTCAGCTACAAAGTCCCGTTCACGAGCGTCTATCCAGAGTTCATCCCGCTGATCCTGGTGCAGACGATGGTGTTCGTGCTCATGAACTGGAGTATCATGAACCAGAATCGGGCGGCGACGATCCAGGCGATACAAGGCGAGATGGAAAGCCGCCGGCAATCCGTCACCGACCCGCTGACGGGTCTCACCAATCGCCGCGGGCTGGAGGAGGCGTTCGACGCCCTCCACGCGACCGGTCGGCGTCCGACGTTGTTCTATCTCGACCTCGACGGCTTCAAGCAGGTGAACGACCGCCTCGGTCATGGGACCGGGGACATCGTGCTTCGCGAGGTCGCGCGGCGTCTGCGCGACGTGGTCGGGCCGCACGATACGGTTTGCCGTCTAGGCGGCGACGAATTTCTCGTGCTGGCGGCCCAGATCGATCGGCGAGCGGCGCAGCGGGTCGGCGACCGGATCGTCGCGGCGATCGCGGTGCCTTTCGCCATCGACGACAATCTCTCCGCGAAGATCGGCGTGAGCATCGGCATCGCGGAAGACGGCTCGACTCTCGCGGCGATGATGTTGCGGGCGGATCAGGCTCTCTATGCCTCGAAAACCTCGGGCAAGGGATGCTGCACCCTCTTCCGCGAGCCCGATCCGGCTCTGGGTACGGCGGCCTGA
- the rpmI gene encoding 50S ribosomal protein L35, producing the protein MPKLKTKSGAKKRFKITGTGKVMYAQAGKRHGMIKRTTKQIRNLRGTTTLFEGDAANVKKYFLPNAR; encoded by the coding sequence ATGCCCAAGCTGAAGACCAAGTCGGGCGCCAAGAAGCGCTTCAAGATCACCGGGACCGGCAAGGTCATGTACGCCCAGGCCGGCAAGCGCCACGGCATGATCAAGCGGACCACGAAGCAGATCCGCAACCTGCGCGGCACGACCACCCTGTTCGAGGGCGATGCCGCCAACGTGAAGAAGTACTTCCTGCCGAACGCCCGGTAA